A single region of the Pontibacter kalidii genome encodes:
- a CDS encoding M20/M25/M40 family metallo-hydrolase: MRHTAVAVLLLFTLVGLSLLSLWLLTPPAPVPADAPATEFSAERAMVHVRQIAQQPHAMGTKEHARVRNYLLRQLERLGLEPQVQEAVAVNGEGGAATLGYVYNLIGRLKGTGETGKAILLMAHYDSQPNARGAGDDGAGVAAILETIRALQQEGPLQHDVIVLLTDGEEYGLYGARAFLRHPWAEEVALVLNLEGRGNEGPSMTFEMSPQNGWLAKQYTQAAPYPFVSSLGYEIYSRMPNDTDFTVFREDGYSGLNAAFIDGFVHYHKATDAPENLSLRSLQHHGSNLLALTRHFGHTSLAQTKAPDRVFFNAIGSWVINYKPNLNLLWVALSTLLLFVTVRVALQQGVAKVRGIIMGFLLYLLLVVAITFLFYPINELVWAQLPLSHRHNGLYSSDVFFAAYLFLALGLFLLLSRLALRWMRVVSLLLGVFILQFILLLALYLLMPNGSYLLLFPLLFSLGGALALLLMGWGGDSELEPKYTLILLLTSVPAVFMLLPMAQVVFMAFSLQLPYGTVLLVLLLAGLLLPLLVFVARALGWKGMPLLSLLFLLIGGLLTLMAIAGEKPSAEKPLHSHVSYYLNADSGNAWWASRFHTTDDWNQQFFPDATTAPLTEMYPHASIQYLKNKAEPLDLPAPTAQVLQDSVAGGTRILRLKLASPLGGAHLELALQAEDPGAIDSIKLAGEDLQLKPVKTDGGEVYFTRFHGLPESKEVTLELRLHPGTPLTLHLLDQSIGLPQQLVKTPRPAHAIPDQGRDSNLTVVRKSYTF; the protein is encoded by the coding sequence ATGCGCCACACTGCTGTTGCTGTTTTGCTGCTGTTCACGCTGGTAGGGCTGTCCCTGCTGAGCCTCTGGCTGCTGACCCCACCAGCGCCTGTGCCTGCCGATGCTCCTGCCACCGAGTTCTCCGCGGAGCGGGCCATGGTGCATGTGCGGCAAATAGCGCAGCAACCGCATGCCATGGGTACAAAGGAGCACGCCAGGGTGAGGAACTACCTGCTGCGGCAACTGGAGCGACTGGGGCTGGAGCCGCAGGTGCAGGAGGCCGTTGCTGTGAACGGAGAGGGCGGGGCAGCCACATTGGGGTATGTATACAACCTGATCGGGCGCTTAAAAGGCACCGGTGAAACGGGCAAAGCCATCCTCCTGATGGCCCATTACGACTCGCAGCCCAACGCCCGGGGTGCCGGCGACGATGGCGCTGGCGTGGCTGCCATCCTCGAAACCATCCGCGCCCTGCAGCAGGAAGGGCCACTGCAGCACGACGTAATCGTGCTGCTCACCGACGGCGAAGAGTATGGCCTGTATGGTGCCCGCGCTTTTCTCAGGCACCCCTGGGCAGAGGAGGTGGCGCTGGTGCTCAACCTGGAGGGCCGGGGCAACGAGGGGCCAAGTATGACCTTTGAGATGAGCCCGCAAAACGGCTGGCTGGCCAAACAGTACACCCAAGCCGCGCCCTACCCCTTCGTAAGCTCCCTGGGCTACGAGATCTACAGCCGCATGCCTAATGACACCGATTTCACCGTGTTCCGGGAGGACGGCTACAGTGGCCTGAATGCTGCGTTTATAGATGGCTTTGTGCACTACCACAAGGCCACCGATGCGCCCGAAAACCTGAGCCTGCGCAGCCTGCAGCACCACGGCAGTAACCTGCTGGCCCTTACCCGTCACTTCGGCCATACTTCTTTAGCGCAAACCAAAGCCCCCGACAGGGTGTTTTTCAACGCCATCGGCTCATGGGTGATCAACTACAAGCCCAACCTGAACCTGCTCTGGGTAGCCTTGTCTACGCTGCTGCTGTTTGTAACGGTGCGCGTGGCGCTGCAGCAGGGGGTGGCAAAGGTGCGCGGAATTATCATGGGCTTTTTGTTGTACCTGCTGCTGGTGGTCGCCATCACCTTCCTTTTTTACCCGATAAACGAGCTGGTGTGGGCGCAGCTGCCGCTTTCGCACCGGCATAATGGCTTGTATAGTTCCGATGTCTTTTTTGCGGCGTACCTGTTTCTGGCGCTGGGGCTTTTTCTGCTCCTGAGCCGGCTCGCGCTGCGCTGGATGCGGGTGGTTTCGCTGCTGCTGGGCGTATTTATACTGCAGTTCATCCTTTTGCTGGCCCTGTACCTGCTTATGCCGAACGGGTCTTACCTGCTCCTGTTCCCGTTGCTGTTCAGCCTGGGCGGGGCGTTGGCGCTGCTGCTGATGGGCTGGGGAGGAGACTCCGAATTAGAGCCGAAGTATACTTTAATCTTACTGCTGACAAGTGTGCCGGCTGTGTTTATGCTGCTGCCCATGGCGCAGGTGGTGTTCATGGCCTTTTCGCTGCAACTGCCCTATGGCACCGTGCTGCTGGTGCTGCTACTAGCCGGACTGCTGCTACCGCTGCTGGTCTTCGTGGCGCGCGCCCTTGGCTGGAAAGGTATGCCGCTGCTGTCGCTGCTCTTTCTGCTAATAGGCGGGTTGCTGACATTGATGGCCATTGCAGGGGAGAAGCCTTCCGCCGAAAAGCCGCTGCACAGCCATGTGAGTTACTACCTGAACGCGGATTCCGGCAACGCCTGGTGGGCCTCCCGCTTCCATACCACCGATGATTGGAACCAGCAGTTCTTTCCCGACGCCACCACCGCGCCACTTACGGAGATGTACCCGCATGCCTCTATCCAGTACCTGAAGAATAAGGCTGAACCACTGGACCTGCCTGCCCCGACAGCCCAGGTGCTGCAGGATTCGGTGGCTGGCGGGACGCGCATCCTTCGCCTGAAGCTAGCCTCGCCGCTCGGTGGCGCCCACCTGGAGCTGGCGCTGCAAGCTGAGGACCCCGGAGCGATTGATAGTATAAAGCTGGCGGGCGAGGACCTGCAACTAAAGCCTGTAAAAACCGATGGCGGAGAAGTATACTTTACCCGTTTTCATGGCCTGCCCGAAAGCAAAGAGGTGACGCTGGAGCTTCGCCTGCATCCTGGCACGCCGCTTACGCTGCACCTCCTCGACCAGAGCATTGGCCTGCCGCAGCAGTTGGTAAAAACGCCCCGCCCCGCCCACGCTATTCCCGACCAGGGCCGCGACAGCAATCTGACGGTAGTACGGAAGAGCTATACTTTCTAA
- a CDS encoding TerC family protein, which yields MEIFANPDTWISLLTLTFMEVVLGIDNIVFISIIVSRLPKEQQAKGRNIGLTLALVFRVILLLFISWIVSASDPIFSINLPFTEEDFAVSWRDIILFAGGLFLLAKSVTEIHNKLEGEEETHAEGKAYATLGQVLIQIILIDIVFSFDSILTAVGLAQEVIIMIIAVILAMIIMLIFAKYVSDFVNKHPTVKMLALAFLLLIGFMLVVEALHQHIPKGYIYFAMFFSLLVEMLNMRLRKKTTPVHLRQSEIVDTEEQGVVK from the coding sequence ATGGAAATCTTCGCCAATCCGGATACCTGGATAAGCCTGCTCACCCTGACCTTTATGGAGGTGGTGCTGGGCATCGACAATATTGTTTTTATCTCCATTATTGTGAGCCGTCTGCCGAAGGAGCAGCAGGCTAAGGGGCGCAACATCGGCCTTACGCTGGCGTTGGTGTTCCGCGTGATCCTGCTCTTGTTCATCTCCTGGATCGTGAGCGCCTCCGACCCGATCTTCTCAATCAATCTGCCGTTTACTGAGGAGGATTTCGCCGTCTCGTGGCGCGACATCATCCTTTTTGCCGGTGGTTTGTTCCTGTTGGCCAAGTCTGTTACCGAGATCCACAACAAGCTGGAGGGCGAGGAGGAAACCCATGCCGAAGGCAAGGCATACGCTACGCTGGGCCAGGTGCTCATCCAGATCATCCTCATCGACATCGTGTTCTCCTTCGACTCCATACTTACGGCCGTAGGCCTGGCGCAGGAGGTGATCATCATGATCATCGCCGTGATCCTAGCCATGATCATTATGCTGATTTTTGCCAAGTACGTGAGCGACTTCGTAAACAAGCACCCTACGGTGAAGATGCTGGCCCTGGCCTTCCTGCTCCTGATCGGCTTTATGCTGGTGGTGGAGGCGCTGCACCAGCACATCCCGAAAGGCTACATCTACTTTGCCATGTTCTTCTCGCTGTTAGTAGAAATGCTGAACATGCGCCTGCGCAAGAAAACCACACCGGTACACCTGCGCCAGAGCGAGATAGTAGATACCGAGGAGCAGGGAGTTGTGAAATAA
- a CDS encoding YajQ family cyclic di-GMP-binding protein — MASFDIVSKVDPQTMDNAVNVARKEILNRYDFRDTKGSIEFDKKNNVVNIAMENEMRVQHTEDVLIGKMVKQGLDATALDFTKEAYQSGAMLKKDIKVKAGIDKETSKKIMKIIKDSKLKVSAAIMDETIRVTAKKIDDLQGVIALLRTNAEEIGMPLQYVNMKS; from the coding sequence ATGGCATCTTTCGACATTGTAAGCAAGGTAGACCCGCAGACCATGGACAACGCCGTGAACGTGGCCCGCAAGGAGATCCTGAACCGCTACGACTTCCGCGACACCAAAGGCAGCATCGAGTTCGACAAGAAAAACAACGTGGTGAACATCGCCATGGAAAACGAAATGCGGGTGCAGCACACCGAGGACGTGCTCATCGGTAAAATGGTGAAACAGGGCCTCGACGCCACCGCCCTCGACTTTACGAAGGAGGCCTACCAGTCTGGCGCCATGCTGAAGAAGGATATTAAGGTGAAGGCCGGTATTGATAAGGAGACTTCTAAAAAGATCATGAAGATCATCAAGGACAGCAAGCTGAAGGTGTCGGCCGCCATAATGGACGAAACCATACGCGTTACCGCCAAGAAGATAGATGACCTGCAAGGGGTGATTGCCCTGCTGCGCACTAACGCCGAGGAGATAGGCATGCCGCTGCAGTACGTGAACATGAAGAGCTAA
- a CDS encoding GNAT family N-acetyltransferase: MRILEPATPGQFEQYYRLRYQTLRQPWGQPEGSERADDDATAIHAMLVSDAGEALGVCRLHLSAPQEGQLRFMGIRSDQQGKRLGDLLLQYMEARARALGAERITLQARENAVNFYRRNGYETVEKTHLLFGTIQHYLMAKRL, translated from the coding sequence ATGAGAATCCTAGAGCCCGCCACGCCCGGACAATTTGAGCAGTATTACCGCCTGCGCTACCAGACGCTGCGCCAACCTTGGGGACAGCCCGAGGGCAGCGAGCGCGCCGACGACGATGCCACCGCCATTCATGCCATGCTGGTAAGCGATGCCGGGGAGGCCCTGGGCGTGTGCCGCCTGCACCTGAGCGCGCCGCAGGAGGGGCAGCTGCGTTTTATGGGCATCCGCAGCGACCAGCAGGGCAAGCGCCTCGGCGACCTGCTGCTGCAGTACATGGAGGCCCGCGCCCGCGCCCTGGGAGCAGAGCGCATCACGCTGCAGGCCCGCGAAAATGCCGTGAACTTTTACCGCCGCAACGGGTATGAAACAGTAGAGAAGACACACCTGCTGTTCGGAACCATACAGCACTACCTGATGGCCAAACGGCTTTAA
- a CDS encoding lipocalin family protein has protein sequence MKKETKLLLTAGAVLAGAAILTSRSRNHAPLKTVAHVDLNRYMGRWYEIARLPQRYEKSCHCVYAEYSLNPGGGYVEVQNACRKGGPNGKLEVAEGKGFPVEGSNNSKLRVQFFWPFRGDYWVLELDPDYAYALVGAPDRESLWILSRTPTLDQDVLERLVQLAELKGFPVERLLLTDQSCFTQG, from the coding sequence ATGAAAAAGGAGACCAAGCTATTGCTTACCGCCGGAGCCGTGCTGGCCGGTGCGGCCATACTTACCAGCCGCAGCCGCAACCATGCTCCGCTTAAAACCGTGGCCCACGTGGATCTGAACCGCTACATGGGCCGTTGGTATGAAATTGCGCGCCTGCCGCAGCGATACGAAAAATCCTGCCACTGTGTGTACGCTGAGTACAGCCTGAACCCCGGCGGGGGGTATGTGGAGGTGCAGAACGCCTGCCGCAAAGGCGGGCCGAATGGAAAATTGGAAGTGGCCGAGGGCAAGGGATTTCCGGTGGAGGGCAGCAATAACAGCAAGCTGCGCGTGCAGTTCTTCTGGCCTTTCCGGGGCGATTACTGGGTGCTGGAGCTGGACCCCGACTATGCCTATGCCCTGGTAGGCGCACCCGACCGCGAAAGCCTCTGGATCCTCTCCCGCACCCCCACCCTGGACCAGGACGTGCTGGAGCGGCTGGTGCAACTGGCCGAACTGAAGGGGTTTCCGGTGGAGAGGCTGCTGCTAACCGACCAGAGCTGCTTTACGCAAGGCTAG
- a CDS encoding toll/interleukin-1 receptor domain-containing protein: MARCTAPSRGHRTASAAADCPACGGRSRGYSSYPSYTSSYSSSSSSYGSRSSGGGSSRSSKPRWSRPSSGVYYTPTEVRTLTPIRENIERRSITPDLRDVFLCHAWDDRKGAAKELHDLLEANGVSVWFSEKDVLLGSSLLREIDKGLAKSKVGLVLVTPSFLERVRNEGIADKELSALLARDLLVPIVHNTTFDRLREVSPLLGSRSGLDTNEESLLKIALKLAELVEVEEEAV; this comes from the coding sequence ATGGCAAGATGTACAGCACCATCAAGAGGACATAGAACAGCCAGCGCAGCAGCTGACTGCCCTGCCTGCGGAGGACGTTCTCGCGGATATAGCTCATATCCATCCTATACTTCATCTTACTCTTCAAGTAGCAGTAGTTACGGAAGTAGAAGTTCCGGAGGGGGAAGTTCAAGGAGCAGTAAACCGAGATGGTCCAGACCTTCATCTGGTGTTTATTATACACCAACGGAAGTACGAACACTAACACCAATTCGTGAAAATATTGAGAGACGCTCAATTACACCTGACCTTCGGGATGTTTTTCTATGCCACGCTTGGGATGACCGAAAAGGTGCTGCAAAGGAACTTCACGATTTGCTCGAGGCAAATGGAGTATCTGTATGGTTTAGCGAAAAGGATGTTTTATTAGGCTCATCATTACTTCGCGAGATTGACAAAGGATTAGCCAAATCAAAAGTTGGGTTAGTTTTGGTAACGCCATCCTTTTTAGAAAGAGTAAGAAATGAAGGTATTGCAGATAAAGAACTTTCAGCACTTCTAGCACGCGATTTACTCGTTCCGATTGTACACAATACCACATTTGACAGACTTCGTGAAGTAAGTCCATTATTAGGTTCAAGAAGTGGCCTTGACACTAATGAAGAATCATTGCTAAAAATTGCATTAAAATTAGCAGAATTAGTGGAGGTTGAAGAAGAAGCTGTATAA
- a CDS encoding DUF7010 family protein: MNKTTLVNVDQVTEGTVQDLQHMKSAQQDMRAAYLHGYPGVVVSGTVWLVSALVAIYVSPEKAVWTLLPGGVLIHPVSVLLNKILGARGTHAQGNPLGRLAMEGTVFMIMCIPLAYGLSFQKVEWFFQGMLLIIGGRYLMFATLYSARLYWALGIGLGMAAYLLFTMDSPSHTTLLVGAAIEIVFGLVMLATLRRRKSPLYN, from the coding sequence ATGAATAAGACGACCTTAGTAAACGTAGATCAAGTTACAGAAGGCACTGTACAAGATTTACAGCACATGAAAAGCGCCCAGCAGGATATGCGTGCTGCCTACCTGCATGGTTACCCTGGGGTGGTGGTATCAGGAACGGTTTGGCTTGTTTCAGCACTTGTAGCCATATATGTATCGCCTGAAAAAGCGGTTTGGACCTTACTTCCCGGAGGCGTTCTTATTCACCCTGTCAGCGTTCTGCTCAATAAAATTCTGGGAGCTAGAGGTACTCACGCACAAGGTAATCCCCTGGGCAGGCTTGCCATGGAAGGAACTGTATTCATGATCATGTGCATACCCCTGGCCTATGGACTGTCTTTTCAAAAAGTAGAATGGTTCTTCCAGGGCATGCTCCTTATCATCGGGGGCAGGTATCTGATGTTTGCGACGCTCTACAGTGCAAGGCTCTACTGGGCCTTAGGCATTGGATTAGGAATGGCAGCCTACCTGCTATTTACCATGGACTCACCTTCCCATACAACGCTTCTGGTGGGTGCAGCTATTGAGATCGTATTTGGCCTTGTCATGCTTGCCACACTTCGCAGGAGAAAATCGCCCTTATATAATTAA
- a CDS encoding GNAT family N-acetyltransferase, with the protein MIRPYTPADKEQLLYLLRLNTPTYFAAEEESDFAAYLEEHVEDYFVVEESGKLVGAGGINYFPDEHLARISWDMIHPNFQGKGIGTQLLQHRLQVISSKPGINMVIVRTTQLVYRFYEKVGFALEQTEKDFWAKGLDLYQMRMPLAKV; encoded by the coding sequence ATGATCCGACCCTACACCCCGGCAGACAAAGAGCAGCTTTTATACTTGCTGCGCCTCAATACCCCGACCTACTTCGCAGCGGAAGAAGAGAGCGACTTTGCAGCGTACCTGGAAGAGCACGTGGAGGATTACTTTGTAGTGGAAGAAAGCGGGAAGCTGGTCGGCGCAGGCGGCATCAACTACTTCCCCGATGAGCACCTGGCCCGCATCTCCTGGGATATGATTCACCCCAACTTTCAGGGCAAGGGCATTGGCACACAGCTCCTGCAGCACCGGCTCCAGGTTATCAGCAGCAAGCCCGGTATAAACATGGTCATCGTCCGGACGACACAGCTGGTATACAGGTTTTATGAGAAGGTGGGCTTTGCGCTGGAGCAGACAGAGAAAGATTTCTGGGCCAAAGGCCTCGACCTCTACCAGATGCGCATGCCGCTGGCCAAAGTATAA
- a CDS encoding sterol desaturase family protein: MEILFDQMPNPFTYFVPLFFLLIVAEAYISYREDKELYSLKDSLASTWVGLGAAALNTLTKAYQIGLFFLFYQLFEPLRVEYLGYDNLGWAWWVWVLCLIGDDFNFYWHHRFCHTIRLFWAAHLVHHSSDKFNLGTAFRNGWTIFLYKPVYWLWLPILGFNPVMIALCMSFNSIYQFFLHSTLVPRIPVFGQIFNTPWVHQVHHARNIEYLDRNHGGILIIWDRMFGTYMDKDKHLKTEFGVLHPPTKHDPLTLNFHEFNDIWKDVRSVKSWKAKFMYVFGPPGWSHDGSRKTSKMLQQELEQQQQQQKAMPAQQEEQVELVAQ; encoded by the coding sequence ATGGAAATCCTGTTCGATCAGATGCCCAACCCTTTTACGTATTTTGTGCCCTTGTTTTTCCTGTTGATCGTGGCCGAGGCCTATATCAGCTACCGCGAGGACAAGGAGCTCTACAGCCTGAAGGACTCGCTTGCCAGCACCTGGGTAGGGCTGGGGGCCGCCGCGCTGAACACGCTCACCAAAGCGTATCAGATCGGGCTGTTCTTCCTGTTCTACCAGCTTTTTGAGCCGCTACGCGTCGAGTACCTGGGCTACGATAACCTGGGCTGGGCCTGGTGGGTGTGGGTGCTCTGCCTCATCGGCGACGACTTTAACTTTTACTGGCACCACCGCTTCTGCCATACCATCAGGCTGTTCTGGGCGGCGCACCTGGTGCACCACTCCTCCGATAAGTTTAACCTGGGCACTGCCTTCCGCAACGGCTGGACCATCTTCCTCTACAAGCCTGTTTATTGGCTGTGGCTTCCTATACTTGGCTTTAACCCGGTGATGATCGCCCTGTGCATGTCGTTCAACTCGATTTATCAGTTCTTCCTGCACTCCACGCTGGTGCCCAGGATTCCGGTGTTCGGGCAGATCTTTAACACGCCTTGGGTACACCAGGTGCACCACGCTCGCAACATAGAATACCTCGACCGTAACCACGGCGGCATCCTCATTATCTGGGACAGGATGTTTGGCACCTATATGGATAAGGACAAGCACCTGAAGACAGAATTCGGAGTGCTGCACCCGCCTACCAAGCACGATCCTCTTACGCTAAACTTTCATGAGTTTAACGATATCTGGAAAGATGTACGCAGCGTGAAGTCGTGGAAAGCGAAGTTTATGTATGTTTTCGGCCCTCCTGGCTGGAGCCACGACGGCAGCCGCAAAACCTCTAAAATGCTGCAGCAGGAGCTGGAGCAGCAGCAACAGCAGCAGAAAGCCATGCCTGCTCAGCAAGAAGAGCAGGTAGAGTTGGTGGCTCAGTAG
- a CDS encoding glutamate--tRNA ligase family protein, which yields MPQMLKTRIAPTPSGYLHLGNALSFAITWALARQQNGTVILRIDDLDNARFRPEYLQDIFETLHFMGLDYDEGPADAEDFLKNYSQHLRLPRYHALLQQLVEQGVVYACPCSRKQLSVHTGSNCHLHSCRHERLPLQQNGTAWRLRIPEGTEITFNDQLLQTCTVRLAEEIPDFVVLRKEGIPAYQVASLADDLEMGINTIVRGEDLLTSTAAQLYLARLLGAEAFTSINFVHHPLVLEPGGGKLSKSHDSLSISEMRKSGLSSKAFWQTMARMLGWQQESITDAQRFLDRFRLEELRKMSRQELQAK from the coding sequence ATGCCCCAAATGCTGAAAACCCGCATTGCCCCTACCCCCAGCGGCTACCTGCATCTGGGCAATGCGCTCTCGTTTGCTATTACGTGGGCGCTGGCGCGGCAGCAAAACGGCACGGTTATACTTCGCATTGATGACCTGGACAATGCCCGCTTCCGGCCCGAGTACCTGCAGGATATCTTCGAGACGCTGCACTTTATGGGGCTGGATTACGATGAAGGCCCTGCCGATGCCGAGGATTTTCTGAAAAACTACTCGCAGCACCTGCGCCTGCCGCGCTACCATGCCCTGCTGCAGCAACTGGTAGAACAGGGAGTTGTTTACGCCTGCCCCTGCTCCCGTAAGCAGCTGTCTGTGCACACGGGCAGCAACTGCCACCTGCACAGCTGCCGCCACGAACGGCTGCCCCTGCAGCAAAACGGTACTGCCTGGCGCCTCCGCATTCCCGAGGGCACCGAAATTACTTTTAACGACCAATTGCTGCAGACCTGCACGGTAAGGCTAGCCGAGGAGATCCCTGACTTTGTGGTGCTGCGCAAGGAGGGCATTCCGGCCTATCAGGTTGCCTCGCTGGCCGATGATTTGGAGATGGGCATAAACACCATTGTGCGGGGCGAGGATTTGCTCACCTCCACGGCGGCACAGCTTTACCTGGCCCGGCTGCTTGGTGCGGAGGCGTTTACAAGTATAAACTTTGTGCACCACCCGCTGGTGCTGGAGCCCGGGGGCGGCAAACTCTCCAAATCCCACGATTCGCTTTCTATTTCGGAGATGCGCAAAAGCGGGCTCAGCAGCAAAGCGTTCTGGCAAACCATGGCCCGCATGCTGGGTTGGCAGCAGGAAAGTATAACAGATGCGCAGCGTTTTCTGGATAGGTTCAGGTTGGAGGAGTTGCGGAAGATGAGCAGGCAGGAGCTGCAGGCAAAGTAG
- a CDS encoding GDYXXLXY domain-containing protein, whose amino-acid sequence MLTKRTFIILTNLVLVLVMFNFSVAEKEEVLEHGELVLLELAPVDPRSLMQGDYMRLSYAISQAEELEKLPASGYAVVTLDEQQVAHLVRYQENETPLHAQEHLLKYTKGEWSINLGAESYFFEEGQAKVFEAAEYGGLKVNEKGNSILIGLYDAQRQLIQPERK is encoded by the coding sequence ATGCTGACTAAACGGACGTTCATCATACTTACAAACCTGGTGCTGGTGCTGGTGATGTTTAACTTTTCGGTAGCGGAGAAGGAGGAGGTGCTGGAGCACGGCGAGCTGGTGCTGCTGGAGCTGGCCCCCGTAGACCCGCGCTCGCTCATGCAGGGCGACTACATGCGCTTGAGCTACGCCATCAGCCAGGCAGAGGAGCTGGAAAAGCTGCCCGCCAGTGGCTATGCCGTGGTAACGCTCGATGAACAGCAGGTGGCGCATCTGGTCCGTTACCAGGAAAACGAAACCCCGCTGCACGCGCAGGAGCATCTGCTAAAGTATACCAAAGGCGAGTGGAGCATCAACCTGGGTGCCGAGTCATACTTTTTCGAAGAGGGCCAGGCCAAGGTGTTTGAAGCGGCCGAGTATGGTGGGCTGAAGGTAAATGAGAAAGGCAATAGTATCCTTATCGGGTTGTATGATGCGCAGCGGCAGCTGATTCAGCCGGAGCGGAAGTAA
- a CDS encoding DUF4401 domain-containing protein, with protein MANNDNIQLDALLQEIAQEQPGFTYDQDSIAAENTATASLLKRVPIKVLTILGGLLGMGTFIGFLLAAGLYNSSLGMLFFGLCGLVGAEWLIRTNKEAAADSVSVSLYIMGYVLLAIGTGQFAEEVVDSDTAVALVLACAAAVAIGISVSAIGVFVAVLVLNGSLLSLIFISEVFSLSHGFIALLAFTLTYLSLNEAKLIAASRRFALVLGPVRMGVIFSLVITLGLFVHQKFLASPIEHFWVSSLFLIACLLLLVYHVVKDAAISSLKTKLVMYTSTTLLLAPFILTPSVPGALLILLASFYIGHKPGFWVGLLALVYFIILYYYDLNMTLLAKSGVLVASGLLFLGGFILLNNYLKRHAD; from the coding sequence ATGGCCAATAATGATAACATACAGCTCGATGCGCTGCTACAGGAGATTGCGCAGGAGCAGCCCGGCTTCACCTACGACCAGGACAGCATAGCGGCGGAAAACACTGCCACGGCATCGCTGCTAAAGCGTGTGCCGATCAAGGTCCTCACTATCCTGGGCGGTTTGCTGGGCATGGGCACCTTCATTGGGTTTTTGCTGGCGGCGGGCTTGTATAACTCCAGTTTGGGGATGCTGTTCTTTGGCCTCTGCGGGTTGGTTGGAGCGGAATGGCTGATCCGAACGAACAAAGAAGCCGCAGCAGATTCAGTCAGCGTTTCGCTCTACATCATGGGCTATGTGCTGCTGGCTATCGGAACCGGGCAGTTTGCAGAAGAGGTGGTTGATAGTGATACAGCTGTGGCGTTGGTGCTGGCTTGCGCGGCGGCGGTAGCCATCGGGATTTCCGTGAGCGCGATCGGGGTATTTGTCGCGGTGCTGGTGCTCAATGGGAGTCTGTTGAGCCTGATCTTTATCAGTGAAGTTTTTTCGCTCTCGCACGGGTTTATTGCCCTGCTTGCCTTCACTCTTACCTACCTAAGTTTGAACGAAGCGAAGCTGATCGCTGCTTCCCGCCGCTTTGCCCTGGTGCTCGGTCCGGTGAGGATGGGCGTGATCTTCTCGCTGGTGATTACATTAGGGTTGTTTGTGCATCAGAAGTTTCTTGCTTCCCCCATTGAGCATTTTTGGGTCTCCAGCCTCTTCCTGATTGCTTGCCTGCTGCTGCTCGTGTACCATGTAGTAAAGGATGCGGCCATATCCAGCCTAAAGACCAAACTGGTGATGTATACCAGCACGACGCTGCTGCTGGCGCCTTTTATACTTACCCCTTCGGTGCCGGGGGCGCTGCTTATACTTCTGGCCAGCTTTTACATCGGCCACAAACCAGGCTTCTGGGTGGGCTTGCTGGCCCTCGTATACTTCATCATCCTCTACTACTACGACCTGAACATGACATTGCTCGCCAAATCCGGGGTGCTGGTGGCGAGCGGGCTGCTGTTCCTGGGTGGGTTTATACTTCTCAACAATTACCTCAAACGCCATGCTGACTAA